In the genome of Nitrospira japonica, one region contains:
- a CDS encoding response regulator — MSERSHHQTGSQAPFDGDGEMDRRVRAFDWSKTPIGAVESWSPTLRTMVNFLLANRFPLLLWWGPDYVSLYNDAYRPILGAKHPNSLGQPVRDCWSEIWHILQPLIDTPFHGGPPTWNDDLMLEINRRGFIEETHFTIAYSPVPDDTVPNGIGGVLATVHEITDKVVGERRLNVLKDVGMGALDAKTPEEACAIAAHVLSGHPQDIPFALLYLVDTPRDCARLVGVAGAAPDGPVAPSSISLKRHDDTVPWPLAEVMATETLLLLPGSTSRFPTVPGPGTEPSAGAVVVPIRSNVAHELAGFFVAGLSPRLQFDDGYRSFLELISTQIATGIASARAYEEERRRAEALAELDRTKTAFFSNVSHEFRTPLTLMIEPLRDSLDDQTTPLAPIHRDRLGLAYRNSRRLLKLVNTLLDFARIEAGRALARYEPTDLAALTVQLAAVFRSAVERAQLRLTVDCPTLSEPIYIDREMWEKIVLNLLSNAFKFTLQGSITVVLRQDGSGAVLDVRDTGVGIPDEELSKIFERFHRVQGAGGRTIEGSGIGLALVKQLVQLHGGSLTVTSILNEGSVFTVRIPFGTAHLPADQVGPVGSLESGGAKADLYWKEALRWLPDEQGDGQPTSEPEADPEPSFRFLHGASDQPRPRVLLADDNADMRTYLTRLLDPYFDVDAVTDGSAALAAARARPPDVILSDVMMPSLDGFGLVRALRAEPSTRAIPIILLSARAGEGSRIEGLARGADDYLIKPFSARELLARVESHYELARLRRDMQGELARSKLFLERMAAATPDILFVHDIQEGRNIYSNKRVDTILGYNSAEIRGMSGDVIDQIVHPDDLRTTREWFARFDGVEEGEALEHEHRIRHVDGSYRWLLSRATAFERGPDGRVKQIIGVATDITERKQAQEELLARSRQQRLLFELAEAVNHADALPQLYEQALDSIIQTLDADRASILLLENDGVIRFKAWRGLSEAYRRAVEGHSPWKADETDPRPITIGDIAAADLEPGLKATIVAEGIRALSFIPLMYGGRLLGKFMVYFDRPRIMDPNQLALAQAIGGTLATGIDRRTAETRLRESEDRLRSFATQLEQMVADRTDKLMQSQKRLRAMATELNFAEQRERKRMAMELHDHLAQMLVLCRLNLGQLRRSTKLDDKGAELVQQTQDVLSESLTYTRTLVADLAPPVLHEFGLVAALRWLADRMVRHSLQVDVRADGVGEVVLAEDQAVLLFQSVRELLINAAKHGQSGRALLSIERQPGSLCIEVGDDGKGFDPSTAFAVEVPTALSSKFGLYSIRERMTALGGRLDLVSQPGNGTKARLVLPLREKAEALSPASDGSVDSLPHVAPPLLMTQPEDLLRESRLARLMPRQKTMIRVLLVDDHAMVRQGLRSVLETYADVEVVGEARDGFEALACVDRLQPSVVVMDVNMPGMNGIDATRRIRASHPHTIVIGLSVNAGTENDQAMKQAGAAVLLTKEAAVDELYSAIQVHQTTGAAGHMRRI; from the coding sequence ATGAGTGAACGTTCTCACCACCAGACCGGCTCCCAAGCCCCCTTTGACGGCGACGGCGAAATGGACCGTCGCGTCCGAGCGTTCGACTGGTCCAAGACACCGATCGGCGCCGTCGAGTCTTGGTCGCCGACGCTGCGCACAATGGTAAACTTTCTCCTCGCCAACCGATTTCCCCTCTTGCTCTGGTGGGGCCCCGACTACGTCTCGCTCTACAATGATGCGTATCGGCCGATCCTCGGAGCGAAACACCCCAACTCCCTCGGACAACCGGTGCGCGACTGCTGGAGCGAGATTTGGCACATTCTTCAGCCGTTGATCGATACGCCGTTTCACGGCGGCCCTCCGACGTGGAATGACGACCTCATGTTGGAAATTAACCGCCGTGGCTTCATCGAAGAGACGCATTTCACGATTGCCTACAGCCCCGTTCCGGACGACACCGTGCCGAACGGCATCGGTGGAGTCCTGGCGACCGTCCACGAGATCACCGACAAGGTTGTGGGTGAGCGCCGGCTCAATGTGCTCAAAGACGTCGGCATGGGAGCCCTGGATGCCAAGACCCCTGAGGAGGCCTGCGCCATCGCGGCACACGTCTTGTCCGGACATCCGCAAGACATTCCTTTTGCGTTGCTCTATCTCGTCGATACGCCGCGGGACTGCGCCCGACTCGTCGGTGTTGCGGGCGCGGCTCCGGACGGGCCCGTCGCACCATCCTCCATTTCTTTGAAGCGCCACGATGACACGGTCCCCTGGCCCTTGGCGGAAGTCATGGCCACCGAAACTCTTCTCTTGCTTCCGGGGTCGACTTCCCGGTTTCCGACTGTTCCGGGGCCGGGGACGGAACCATCAGCCGGAGCAGTCGTCGTCCCCATTCGGTCGAACGTCGCGCACGAGCTGGCCGGCTTCTTCGTGGCCGGTCTCAGCCCCCGCCTCCAATTCGACGACGGATATCGAAGCTTCCTGGAATTGATCTCCACACAAATTGCCACAGGCATTGCCTCTGCCCGGGCCTACGAGGAAGAACGGAGACGCGCCGAGGCTTTGGCCGAGCTCGACCGGACCAAGACCGCATTTTTCAGCAATGTCAGCCATGAGTTCCGCACGCCGCTCACGCTGATGATCGAACCCTTGCGGGACAGCCTGGACGACCAGACCACACCCTTGGCTCCGATCCATCGGGATCGCCTCGGCCTCGCGTACCGAAACAGCCGGCGCCTCCTCAAGCTGGTCAATACCCTGCTGGATTTCGCCCGCATCGAGGCGGGCCGGGCCCTTGCCCGCTACGAGCCGACCGATTTGGCGGCATTGACCGTCCAGCTCGCCGCGGTCTTCCGGTCCGCCGTCGAACGGGCGCAGCTCAGACTGACGGTCGATTGCCCGACCTTGTCCGAGCCGATCTACATCGACCGGGAAATGTGGGAAAAGATCGTCCTGAATCTCTTGTCCAACGCCTTCAAGTTCACGCTGCAAGGAAGCATCACCGTCGTGCTGCGGCAAGACGGGTCCGGCGCGGTCCTGGACGTCCGCGACACGGGGGTTGGGATTCCCGACGAAGAGTTGTCGAAGATCTTTGAGCGATTTCATCGCGTGCAGGGCGCGGGAGGGCGGACGATCGAGGGCAGCGGGATCGGTCTGGCGCTGGTCAAGCAACTCGTGCAGCTCCACGGCGGTTCACTGACCGTCACCAGTATCCTGAATGAAGGATCCGTCTTCACGGTCCGGATTCCCTTCGGTACCGCCCACTTACCCGCGGACCAAGTCGGACCGGTCGGCTCTCTCGAGTCCGGCGGCGCGAAGGCCGATCTCTATTGGAAAGAGGCGCTCCGCTGGCTTCCGGACGAGCAGGGTGACGGGCAACCGACGTCGGAGCCGGAGGCCGATCCGGAACCGTCGTTCCGGTTTCTTCATGGAGCATCGGATCAACCACGGCCCCGCGTGCTGTTGGCCGACGACAATGCCGATATGCGAACGTACCTCACCCGGCTGCTGGATCCCTACTTCGACGTGGACGCCGTGACGGACGGATCCGCCGCGCTGGCCGCCGCGCGAGCCCGGCCGCCCGACGTCATCCTGAGCGACGTCATGATGCCCTCGCTCGATGGGTTCGGTTTGGTGCGCGCGCTGCGCGCCGAGCCCTCGACCAGGGCCATTCCGATCATTCTGTTGTCCGCCCGGGCGGGCGAGGGATCCCGCATCGAAGGGCTGGCGCGTGGCGCGGACGACTATCTCATCAAGCCGTTCAGCGCGCGGGAGCTTCTCGCGAGGGTCGAAAGCCACTACGAATTGGCGCGCCTGCGTCGAGACATGCAGGGAGAGCTCGCGCGCAGCAAGCTGTTTCTCGAACGTATGGCGGCGGCCACCCCTGACATCCTGTTTGTCCACGACATCCAGGAAGGCCGCAACATTTACTCGAACAAACGTGTCGACACCATACTCGGCTACAACTCGGCGGAGATTCGGGGAATGTCCGGTGACGTGATTGATCAGATCGTCCATCCCGACGACCTTCGGACGACGCGTGAATGGTTCGCACGGTTCGACGGAGTCGAGGAAGGAGAAGCCCTGGAACATGAGCACCGGATCCGGCACGTGGACGGGTCCTATCGCTGGCTGCTTTCGAGAGCGACGGCGTTCGAACGAGGCCCGGACGGACGGGTGAAACAGATCATCGGCGTGGCGACTGACATTACCGAACGCAAGCAGGCCCAGGAAGAATTACTCGCCCGCAGCCGGCAGCAGCGCTTGCTGTTCGAGTTGGCCGAAGCCGTCAACCATGCGGACGCGCTCCCCCAGCTGTACGAACAAGCGCTCGACTCGATCATCCAGACGCTGGACGCCGACCGGGCGTCCATCCTCCTCCTCGAGAACGACGGCGTCATCCGGTTCAAAGCCTGGAGGGGCCTGTCGGAGGCGTATCGGCGAGCCGTGGAAGGGCATTCCCCCTGGAAGGCCGATGAAACGGATCCCCGGCCGATTACCATCGGGGACATTGCCGCTGCCGATCTCGAACCGGGACTGAAGGCGACGATCGTCGCGGAGGGTATCCGCGCGTTGAGCTTTATCCCGCTGATGTACGGCGGAAGGCTCCTTGGAAAGTTCATGGTGTATTTCGATCGGCCCCGGATCATGGATCCGAACCAGCTCGCCCTGGCCCAGGCGATCGGAGGAACCTTGGCCACCGGCATCGACCGTCGCACGGCGGAAACCCGTTTACGGGAAAGCGAAGACCGGCTCCGTTCGTTCGCCACACAGCTGGAGCAGATGGTCGCAGACCGAACCGACAAGCTGATGCAGTCGCAAAAACGGTTGCGGGCCATGGCGACGGAGTTGAACTTCGCCGAACAGCGGGAACGAAAACGGATGGCCATGGAACTGCACGATCATCTGGCGCAAATGCTGGTGCTGTGCCGTCTCAACCTGGGACAACTGAGACGGTCGACGAAATTGGACGACAAGGGAGCGGAGTTGGTCCAGCAGACGCAGGACGTCTTGAGCGAATCGCTCACCTATACGAGAACCCTGGTTGCCGATCTGGCCCCGCCCGTGCTGCATGAGTTCGGCCTGGTCGCCGCGCTTCGATGGCTCGCCGACCGCATGGTCCGCCACAGCCTTCAGGTGGACGTCCGAGCCGACGGTGTCGGCGAGGTGGTGCTCGCGGAAGATCAAGCCGTCCTGCTTTTTCAATCGGTGCGGGAGTTGCTGATCAATGCGGCCAAGCACGGTCAATCCGGCCGTGCGCTCCTGTCGATCGAGCGGCAGCCCGGAAGCCTGTGCATCGAGGTCGGAGACGATGGAAAGGGATTCGATCCCAGCACCGCCTTCGCCGTCGAAGTGCCGACGGCCCTGTCGTCGAAGTTCGGCCTCTACAGCATTCGCGAACGGATGACTGCGCTCGGTGGACGCCTGGATTTGGTCTCTCAGCCCGGCAATGGGACCAAGGCGCGGCTGGTGCTGCCGTTGAGGGAAAAGGCGGAAGCCCTGAGTCCGGCGTCCGACGGCAGCGTGGACTCCTTGCCCCATGTCGCCCCACCCCTTCTTATGACCCAGCCGGAAGACCTGCTGAGGGAATCGCGGCTCGCCAGGCTTATGCCGCGGCAGAAGACGATGATTCGGGTGCTGCTCGTCGACGATCACGCGATGGTACGCCAGGGTCTGCGCAGTGTCCTGGAAACCTACGCCGACGTCGAGGTCGTCGGGGAGGCCCGGGACGGCTTCGAAGCCCTCGCGTGCGTGGATCGTCTGCAGCCCTCCGTCGTCGTCATGGACGTCAATATGCCGGGGATGAACGGAATCGACGCGACCAGACGGATCAGGGCGTCCCATCCGCACACGATCGTCATCGGCTTGTCGGTAAATGCCGGCACCGAGAACGATCAGGCCATGAAGCAGGCGGGCGCCGCCGTCCTCTTGACCAAGGAAGCCGCGGTCGACGAACTCTACAGCGCCATTCAGGTTCACCAGACGACGGGCGCTGCCGGGCACATGCGGCGGATCTGA
- a CDS encoding response regulator — protein MNDVEILLIEDNPEDVEITLRAFRKNNLTNKIHVVRDGEEALECLFSTGRYSEHSTCHQTRLILLDLKLPKVDGLEILQRCKADPRTKNIPVVVLTSSREEQDLIRSYNLGVNSYVVKPVDFPQFSDAVRQLGMYWILLNQIPAELPGQHQSQ, from the coding sequence ATGAACGATGTGGAGATTCTGTTAATCGAAGACAATCCCGAGGACGTCGAGATCACCTTGCGCGCATTCCGCAAAAACAACCTCACGAACAAAATCCACGTCGTGCGGGACGGCGAAGAGGCGCTGGAATGCCTGTTCAGCACGGGGCGATACAGCGAGCACAGCACCTGTCATCAAACGCGGCTGATCCTGCTCGACCTCAAGCTGCCGAAAGTCGACGGCCTCGAGATTCTCCAGCGGTGCAAGGCCGATCCGCGCACGAAAAACATCCCCGTCGTGGTTCTGACCTCTTCGAGGGAAGAACAGGATCTGATTCGCAGTTACAACCTGGGCGTGAACAGCTACGTGGTCAAGCCCGTCGACTTTCCGCAATTCAGCGACGCGGTCCGGCAGTTGGGCATGTATTGGATCCTCCTGAATCAGATCCCGGCCGAATTACCGGGGCAGCATCAATCGCAATAA
- a CDS encoding response regulator encodes MAPLNLLIVEDDAADIELVVRELKKSGYEPCCLPVTGRDAFLQGLVEHRPDLIIYDHNLPQFSSAEALRLTQEHGAGIPFIIVSHAIGDEDAVALMRAGAADYLLKDRLGRLGESVRHALEQRRLREEHAAARQSIVTLNEELALRIAARTAELRVANHSLEQELEQRKRAEEALLRLNSELEQRVEERTRDIIASHNRLQALASELTLAEQRERKRLAAELHDYLAQMLALGRMKVAQLRSKLSQGGRIEPHVTEIDDLFKKAAEYTRSLMAKLSPPVLDELGLPAALTWLASEMPLHGLKVDVRLGTEKVALPDDQSVLLFQSVRELLLNVAKHAATDCATVTLEVEDSGRLRLEVQDQGRGFNPAAPESKPAGSHFGLFSVRERMQAMGGWFNVTSAPGVGTTATLSLPLLPAPEAKRVDADLQPADAAPLVSDTPPDTDIPRIRVLLVDDHVMVRRGLKVILEGFPDLTVVGEAGDGREAVEKVAELAPDLVLMDINMPWMDGIEATKRIKQEWPETPVIALSIDNQPHTRDAITAAGATMFVSKDAAAEHLHDVILAAGRTDRSEGFVQPERLS; translated from the coding sequence ATGGCACCATTGAATTTGCTGATCGTCGAGGATGACGCGGCCGACATCGAATTGGTCGTCCGTGAACTCAAGAAGAGCGGCTATGAACCCTGTTGTCTGCCGGTGACCGGCCGGGACGCCTTTCTGCAAGGCCTCGTCGAGCATCGGCCCGACCTCATCATTTACGACCACAACCTGCCGCAATTCAGCTCGGCGGAAGCCTTGAGGCTCACACAGGAGCACGGGGCAGGCATTCCTTTCATCATCGTCTCGCATGCGATCGGTGACGAGGACGCCGTGGCCCTGATGCGGGCCGGCGCCGCGGACTATCTGTTGAAGGACCGGTTGGGCCGCCTGGGCGAGTCGGTACGCCACGCGCTCGAGCAGCGCCGGCTGCGGGAGGAGCACGCGGCCGCCCGGCAGTCCATCGTGACCCTGAATGAAGAACTGGCGCTCCGGATCGCCGCGCGGACGGCCGAACTGCGGGTGGCCAACCATTCCCTCGAGCAGGAACTCGAGCAGCGCAAACGCGCGGAAGAGGCGTTGCTGCGGCTGAACAGCGAACTGGAGCAGCGGGTCGAGGAGCGGACGCGGGACATCATCGCCTCGCACAACCGGCTCCAGGCACTGGCTTCCGAATTGACGCTGGCGGAACAGCGCGAGCGCAAACGCCTGGCCGCTGAACTGCACGACTATCTCGCACAAATGCTGGCGTTGGGACGGATGAAGGTCGCGCAGCTCCGCTCGAAACTGTCTCAGGGAGGCCGGATCGAGCCGCACGTGACGGAAATCGACGATCTATTCAAGAAAGCCGCCGAGTACACCAGGTCGTTGATGGCGAAATTGAGCCCGCCCGTGCTCGACGAACTCGGACTTCCGGCGGCGCTGACGTGGCTCGCAAGCGAAATGCCGCTGCACGGCCTGAAGGTGGACGTGCGGCTCGGAACGGAGAAGGTCGCGTTGCCCGACGATCAGTCGGTCCTGCTCTTTCAATCCGTGCGGGAGCTGCTGCTCAACGTCGCCAAGCATGCCGCCACCGACTGCGCCACGGTGACGTTGGAGGTCGAGGACTCTGGCCGCCTCCGTCTCGAAGTGCAGGATCAGGGCCGCGGATTCAATCCCGCCGCTCCCGAGTCCAAGCCGGCCGGCTCGCACTTCGGCCTGTTCAGTGTGCGGGAACGCATGCAGGCAATGGGCGGATGGTTCAACGTCACGAGCGCACCGGGCGTGGGGACCACCGCCACGCTCAGTCTGCCGTTGCTCCCCGCCCCGGAAGCCAAGCGGGTCGACGCCGATCTGCAGCCCGCGGATGCCGCACCCCTTGTATCCGACACACCGCCGGATACCGATATTCCCCGCATTCGCGTGCTGCTGGTCGATGACCATGTCATGGTGCGCCGGGGCCTCAAGGTCATTTTGGAAGGCTTTCCCGATCTTACGGTCGTCGGTGAGGCGGGAGACGGGCGCGAGGCCGTGGAAAAAGTGGCGGAGCTGGCTCCCGATCTCGTGCTGATGGACATCAACATGCCCTGGATGGACGGCATCGAGGCGACCAAGCGGATCAAGCAGGAGTGGCCGGAGACTCCGGTCATCGCCCTGTCCATCGATAACCAGCCGCACACGCGGGATGCGATCACGGCGGCCGGCGCGACGATGTTCGTCTCCAAGGACGCCGCGGCCGAGCACCTGCATGACGTGATTCTCGCCGCAGGACGCACCGATCGCTCCGAAGGATTCGTCCAGCCCGAACGTCTGTCGTGA
- a CDS encoding PAS domain S-box protein produces MNQERIRAGLWGIVTLPVIALALVAGMLMWQLARMTEANSQVAHSDRVISETDRAMGLLVDMETGVRGYLLTGERLFLEPYRVGSRDLDPVLSLVQSLVHDNPAQTATLEALRHGVADWRRYAERTMASEPSTERQHNSALSVEGKRLFDAMRKHVNDLLTTEQSLRDARSVEAAESARLFRGMTLSALLGIGLLIAWVVHRRITRISAVYEDAIGLKHRQAAMLQEQAHILNLATVLIRDTDDRIVQWNDGASRLYGFDASEAIGRISHELLRTRFAEPLERIRTALFRDGKWNGELKHQTKDGRLLVIDSQWLLRRDQNGRPTAILEVNSDISERKAVEEALRVSEERLRLSQQAGGIGTFDWNIRTGVNTWTPELEALYGLQPGGFIGTFEGWSQFLHPADRGEALRQVHESLDNHAVVRCEFRIVRPDGAVRWMSGRWQVFRDEDDRPLRLTGVNIDVTERKQTDEALRASEGELAEFFENASLGIHWVGSDGTVLRVNQAELDLLGYDRDEYVGRHIAGFHVDQPVIDDILSRLTCGETLREYPARLRCKNGSIRDVLINSNVRFQDGQFIHTRCFTRDVTDQKRVEQALRESEARFRLMADASPVLIWVSDLDRHRTYFNKGWLDFTGRTLEEETGMGWTIGAHPDDEARCFHLQTEAFDRREPFETEFRLRRVDGVYRWILDRGVPRFDEHGTFLGYVGSCVDITDLKHAQDALRDNEQRLSGIITSAMDAIVTIDAQQRITDFNNAAEAMFACSADVALGQPIDRFLPQSFQALQARELKAFAKGATSERRKGAHGTVHGRRVDGEEFPVEASFSQLQTAAGKFYTIILRDVTERLWQEQALRHSEARYRDLIQALPAAVYTCDERGRITLYNQAAVELWGREPEVGKDLWCGSWKMYQPDGQALSPDECPMAVSLREGRAIRGREIVIERPDGTKRHVLPHPEPIRDAGGAVIGAVNMLVDVTESKRAGHAIGQLAAIVTSSDDAIISKDLRSIVTSWNGGAEKLFGYTSGEMLGESIYRLIPSDRHDEEDTILTQIGRGEPVSHYDTVRVRKDGTMLDISLAVSPIVDIHGTVVGASSIARDITEKKRAEEALQERDLALTVSNEALTRQKAALAEANKELESFSYSVSHDLRAPLRTIDAFIRILEEDHSSQLDAEALRCMRIVRQAAGRAGELIDDLLEFSRLGRLGMDFRPVAMADLARDVAEEQRVLHQDRTIELMIADLPPCHGDWRLLKLVWTNLLSNAFKYTKTRDTAHVTVGWLPDDQQSDAVVYYVKDDGVGFDMKYVHKLFGVFQRLHLKEDFDGTGVGLAIVHRIVYRHGGRVWAEGKVEGGATFYFSLRKALRP; encoded by the coding sequence ATGAACCAAGAACGCATCCGGGCAGGGCTATGGGGTATCGTCACCCTTCCGGTGATTGCGCTGGCTCTCGTCGCCGGCATGCTGATGTGGCAATTGGCCCGGATGACCGAGGCCAACAGTCAGGTCGCCCACAGTGATCGTGTGATCAGCGAAACGGACCGGGCGATGGGTCTGCTGGTCGACATGGAAACAGGTGTGCGAGGCTATCTGCTCACCGGCGAGCGTCTATTCCTCGAGCCATACCGCGTCGGGTCCCGAGATCTGGATCCGGTGTTGAGTCTGGTTCAGTCCCTCGTCCACGACAATCCCGCTCAAACGGCCACGCTCGAAGCCCTGCGACACGGGGTAGCAGATTGGCGTCGCTATGCCGAGCGCACGATGGCCTCGGAGCCCTCGACGGAGAGGCAACATAATTCCGCGCTCAGCGTCGAAGGGAAGAGACTGTTCGACGCCATGCGGAAGCACGTCAACGACCTCCTCACCACCGAGCAATCCTTGCGCGACGCCCGCAGCGTCGAGGCGGCCGAGAGCGCCCGTCTGTTCAGGGGCATGACCCTGTCCGCGTTGTTGGGAATCGGCCTGCTCATCGCCTGGGTCGTACATCGGCGCATCACACGCATTTCGGCCGTCTATGAGGACGCGATCGGATTGAAGCATCGGCAAGCGGCCATGCTGCAGGAACAGGCGCATATTTTGAACCTGGCCACCGTACTGATCCGCGATACGGACGACCGGATCGTTCAATGGAACGACGGAGCAAGCCGGCTGTACGGGTTCGACGCATCGGAGGCGATCGGGCGGATCTCCCATGAATTGCTGCGAACGCGTTTTGCGGAACCGCTTGAGCGGATTCGCACCGCATTGTTCCGCGACGGAAAATGGAACGGGGAGCTGAAGCACCAAACCAAGGACGGACGACTGCTCGTCATCGACAGTCAATGGCTGCTGCGACGGGACCAGAACGGCAGACCCACGGCGATCCTCGAGGTCAACAGCGACATCTCCGAACGTAAAGCCGTCGAGGAAGCGCTCCGGGTGAGCGAGGAGCGCCTGCGCCTCTCCCAGCAAGCCGGCGGCATCGGCACGTTCGACTGGAACATCCGCACCGGCGTCAATACCTGGACCCCGGAACTCGAGGCCCTCTATGGCCTTCAACCCGGCGGTTTCATCGGCACGTTCGAAGGCTGGTCGCAGTTTCTCCATCCGGCCGATCGGGGGGAAGCCCTGCGCCAGGTGCACGAATCGCTGGACAACCACGCGGTCGTGCGGTGCGAATTCCGTATCGTGCGTCCCGACGGAGCGGTGCGTTGGATGTCCGGACGCTGGCAGGTGTTCCGCGATGAGGACGACCGTCCCTTGCGGCTCACCGGCGTCAACATCGACGTCACCGAGCGCAAGCAGACCGACGAGGCCTTGCGCGCCAGCGAAGGCGAGTTGGCGGAATTTTTTGAGAACGCCAGTCTCGGCATCCATTGGGTCGGCTCGGACGGGACGGTTCTCCGTGTCAACCAAGCCGAACTCGACCTGCTGGGCTATGACAGGGACGAATACGTCGGCCGGCACATCGCCGGCTTCCACGTCGATCAGCCCGTCATCGACGACATCCTTTCCAGGCTCACCTGCGGAGAAACCCTGCGGGAGTACCCCGCGAGGCTCCGATGCAAAAACGGATCGATCCGTGACGTGCTGATCAATTCCAACGTGCGGTTCCAGGACGGGCAGTTCATCCATACCCGTTGCTTCACCCGTGACGTGACCGACCAAAAACGCGTGGAGCAGGCCCTGCGAGAGAGCGAAGCCCGATTCCGCCTGATGGCGGACGCCTCCCCGGTGCTGATCTGGGTATCGGACCTCGACCGGCACCGCACCTATTTCAACAAGGGATGGCTGGATTTCACCGGCCGCACGTTGGAAGAGGAAACCGGCATGGGCTGGACCATCGGCGCCCACCCCGACGACGAAGCGCGATGTTTCCATCTGCAGACCGAGGCGTTCGACCGGCGGGAGCCCTTCGAAACCGAGTTCCGCCTCCGGCGGGTTGACGGCGTCTACCGGTGGATCCTTGATAGAGGAGTGCCGCGTTTCGATGAGCACGGCACCTTCCTCGGTTACGTCGGCTCCTGCGTCGACATCACCGATTTGAAACACGCGCAGGATGCCTTGCGGGACAATGAGCAGCGGTTGAGCGGCATCATCACGTCGGCCATGGATGCGATCGTCACGATCGACGCCCAGCAGCGGATCACGGACTTCAACAATGCGGCCGAGGCCATGTTCGCCTGTTCAGCCGACGTCGCCTTGGGGCAGCCGATCGATCGATTTTTGCCCCAAAGTTTCCAGGCGCTCCAAGCCCGGGAACTCAAGGCGTTCGCCAAGGGCGCCACCTCGGAACGGCGCAAGGGTGCCCACGGCACCGTCCATGGGCGTCGCGTCGACGGCGAGGAGTTCCCCGTCGAAGCGTCTTTTTCACAGTTGCAAACCGCGGCCGGCAAGTTCTACACGATCATCCTGCGCGACGTGACCGAGCGACTCTGGCAGGAACAGGCGTTGCGGCACAGCGAGGCACGCTATCGCGATCTCATTCAGGCCCTGCCGGCGGCCGTCTACACGTGCGATGAGCGGGGCCGCATCACCCTCTACAATCAGGCGGCCGTGGAGCTCTGGGGCCGGGAACCGGAGGTCGGCAAAGACTTGTGGTGCGGGTCCTGGAAGATGTACCAACCGGACGGCCAAGCGCTTTCGCCGGATGAATGCCCCATGGCGGTCAGCTTGCGCGAAGGCCGCGCGATCCGAGGCCGGGAGATCGTCATTGAACGGCCGGACGGGACGAAGCGGCACGTCCTCCCGCACCCGGAACCGATCCGGGACGCCGGGGGCGCGGTCATCGGAGCCGTGAACATGCTCGTGGACGTCACCGAAAGCAAACGCGCCGGCCATGCCATCGGCCAGTTGGCGGCCATCGTGACGTCCTCCGACGACGCCATCATCAGCAAGGATCTGCGCAGCATCGTGACCAGCTGGAACGGCGGAGCGGAGAAACTGTTCGGCTACACCTCCGGCGAAATGCTCGGCGAATCGATCTATCGGCTCATTCCTTCCGACCGCCACGACGAGGAGGACACGATTCTCACGCAGATCGGCCGTGGCGAACCGGTCAGCCATTACGACACCGTCCGGGTCCGCAAAGACGGCACCATGTTGGATATCTCATTGGCCGTCTCTCCCATCGTCGACATCCATGGCACCGTGGTCGGAGCCTCTTCGATTGCGCGGGACATCACCGAGAAGAAGCGCGCCGAGGAGGCGTTGCAGGAACGGGACCTGGCTCTGACCGTCTCCAATGAAGCGCTCACGAGACAGAAGGCCGCCCTGGCCGAGGCCAACAAGGAGCTGGAAAGCTTCTCGTACTCCGTCTCGCACGACTTGCGGGCGCCGCTCCGCACGATCGATGCCTTCATCCGCATTCTGGAAGAAGACCACAGCTCGCAGCTGGACGCGGAAGCGCTGCGCTGCATGCGGATTGTCCGGCAGGCCGCCGGACGGGCCGGCGAATTGATCGATGACCTGTTGGAATTTTCGCGTCTCGGCCGTCTCGGCATGGATTTCCGTCCGGTCGCCATGGCCGACTTGGCGCGCGACGTGGCGGAGGAGCAGCGCGTCCTCCATCAAGACAGGACCATCGAGCTGATGATCGCGGATCTGCCGCCCTGTCATGGAGACTGGCGGCTCCTCAAGCTGGTCTGGACCAACCTCCTGTCGAACGCGTTCAAGTACACCAAGACCCGGGACACCGCCCACGTGACGGTCGGCTGGCTTCCGGACGACCAGCAGTCCGACGCCGTCGTGTACTATGTGAAGGACGACGGGGTCGGGTTCGACATGAAGTATGTGCACAAACTCTTCGGGGTCTTCCAACGCTTGCATTTGAAGGAGGATTTCGACGGCACGGGAGTCGGGCTGGCCATCGTCCACCGCATCGTGTATCGGCACGGCGGCCGCGTCTGGGCCGAAGGCAAAGTGGAGGGCGGCGCGACATTTTATTTCTCTCTGCGAAAGGCGTTGAGACCATGA